One part of the Rutidosis leptorrhynchoides isolate AG116_Rl617_1_P2 chromosome 1, CSIRO_AGI_Rlap_v1, whole genome shotgun sequence genome encodes these proteins:
- the LOC139863975 gene encoding uncharacterized protein, giving the protein MSSDHPVLHRRPTTNRHHSPPSPPPLPPPPSSKPNVTTTLYHTHIGIFALTWSRTLFGRSLYLHLLPSAAATTTATDDDDDSISTTSSTATTTVPSFHLQIKPLIFWNKHGSKKIPISNNKNEFIQIYYDLSRAKFGSGPEPISGFYITVTFAGEIALLVGDSPKQAYSKTKSIQSNKTQITVLRREHVAGIAHKKYTTKATFRGKTREITIDCTRVAGSGTGDDARLYFSVDNKRVLVVKHLQWKFRGNERVEIDGVHIQISWDVHNWLSEEEIDDGYALFMFRFEKSGFDYHEDDKYLARLNASGSGIGNGSGFGFGFEMKKMKKGMLKRAKSSSTSSSLSSASSGCGSVMEWESVEENELKGPTGFSLLVYAWKS; this is encoded by the coding sequence ATGTCATCGGACCACCCAGTCCTCCACCGTCGTcccaccaccaaccgccaccactCACCACCCTCACCACCACCACTACCTCCCCCACCATCATCCAAACCAAACGTCACCACCACCCTCTACCACACCCACATCGGAATCTTTGCTCTCACTTGGTCCCGGACTTTATTCGGCCGATCTCTCTACCTCCACCTCCTCCCTTCCGCCGCCGCAACTACCACCGCCACCGACGACGACGATGATTCCATCTCCACCACTtcttccaccgccaccaccacagtCCCTTCTTTTCACTTGCAAATTAAACCCTTGATTTTTTGGAACAAACATGGATCCAAGAAAATACCCATTTCCAATAACAAAAATGAATTCATTCAAATTTACTACGATCTTTCCCGGGCCAAATTCGGATCTGGCCCCGAACCCATTTCCGGTTTCTACATCACTGTTACTTTCGCCGGAGAAATTGCACTGCTCGTCGGAGATTCACCAAAACAAGCATACTCCAAAACTAAATCAATCCAATCCAATAAAACCCAAATCACTGTTCTCCGGCGAGAACACGTTGCCGGAATAGCCCATAAAAAATACACCACCAAAGCAACTTTCCGGGGTAAAACCCGGGAGATCACAATTGATTGCACCCGGGTCGCCGGTTCCGGCACCGGAGATGATGCAAGATTGTATTTTTCCGTTGATAACAAAAGGGTATTGGTAGTTAAACATTTGCAATGGAAGTTTAGGGGGAACGAAAGAGTTGAAATTGATGGGGTCCACATTCAGATTTCGTGGGATGTTCATAACTGGTTATCTGAAGAAGAAATTGATGATGGGTATGCATTGTTTATGTTTAGATTTGAGAAATCTGGGTTCGATTACCATGAAGATGATAAGTATTTGGCCCGATTGAATGCTTCCGGGTCTGGAATTGGAAACGGGTCAGGATTCGGGTTTGGGTTTGAAATGAAGAAAATGAAAAAAGGAATGTTGAAACGGGCTAAAAGCTCGTCTACTTCGTCATCGTTGTCGTCAGCATCATCGGGTTGCGGGTCGGTTATGGAATGGGAAAGTGTAGAAGAAAATGAATTAAAAGGACCTACCGGTTTTTCATTGTTGGTTTATGCTTGgaagagttaa